A window of Leptospira stimsonii contains these coding sequences:
- a CDS encoding undecaprenyl-phosphate glucose phosphotransferase, which translates to MLKERSQTFKLIFTILDFVTALFGGALAFLFRFYVVDETGMDVRYVDLESYVFLFVLLAFFQVIVFIAIDLYHPRRGLSFIDEFLTIVGGVFLNLVFVLAVLFFFRGDLGSERFSRSVILVYTVINTLTTSLLHYSARILLRTLRKRGYNLRSVLVVGVSETSKRFNDAVIKHGIYGYKILGFVQADTGKPVRKDMKVIGKVSKIAKILETERPDLVVYTLEPSEGDYLKEVLDACDHEGIDLKIVPGFQEFIKARGRVEEMEGLPVISIRNIPIRLGYNKFIKRLFDLTFSILFILFFSPFYLLMALFVKLSSRGPVFYYQERVGLDNKKFKMIKFRTMVVQAKSQSETTWTIQNDPRVTGIGKILRKLSLDETPQFFNVLFGDMSVVGPRPERPHFVEKFKNDHRHYMRRHAVKAGITGLAQVKGLRGDTSIEDRIAADIYYIENWSLWLDLKIILLTPFKGIMDKNAY; encoded by the coding sequence ATGCTCAAAGAAAGAAGTCAAACCTTTAAGTTGATCTTTACCATTTTGGACTTTGTGACGGCTCTTTTCGGAGGAGCTCTCGCATTTTTGTTTCGCTTCTATGTCGTAGACGAAACCGGGATGGACGTTCGTTACGTGGATCTTGAAAGTTATGTTTTTCTTTTTGTTCTATTAGCTTTCTTTCAAGTGATCGTTTTTATCGCGATCGATCTCTATCATCCGAGACGCGGTCTTTCTTTTATCGACGAATTTCTTACGATCGTCGGCGGGGTGTTCCTCAATTTAGTTTTCGTTCTCGCCGTTTTATTCTTCTTTCGTGGGGATCTGGGAAGTGAACGTTTTTCAAGATCCGTAATTCTCGTTTACACGGTCATCAATACTTTGACCACGAGCCTTCTTCATTATTCAGCGAGAATTCTTCTCAGAACTCTTCGAAAGCGCGGTTATAACCTGAGAAGCGTATTGGTCGTCGGTGTTTCCGAAACTTCCAAACGATTTAACGACGCGGTCATCAAACACGGAATCTACGGTTATAAAATTTTGGGCTTTGTCCAAGCAGATACGGGAAAGCCGGTTCGTAAGGATATGAAAGTGATCGGAAAGGTAAGTAAGATCGCAAAAATTCTCGAAACGGAAAGACCGGACCTTGTAGTTTATACTCTCGAACCTTCGGAAGGGGATTATCTCAAAGAAGTTTTGGACGCTTGCGATCACGAAGGCATCGATCTAAAGATCGTTCCCGGTTTTCAAGAATTCATCAAGGCGAGGGGAAGGGTGGAGGAGATGGAAGGGCTTCCGGTCATTTCGATCCGAAACATTCCGATCCGTCTGGGATATAATAAATTCATAAAGCGTCTTTTTGATCTTACGTTTTCGATTCTTTTTATTCTCTTCTTTTCCCCCTTTTATCTTTTGATGGCACTGTTCGTAAAACTTTCCTCAAGAGGTCCGGTTTTTTATTATCAGGAAAGAGTCGGTCTGGATAATAAGAAATTTAAGATGATCAAGTTTCGGACGATGGTCGTTCAAGCGAAGTCGCAATCCGAAACGACCTGGACCATCCAGAACGATCCGAGAGTTACCGGAATCGGAAAAATTCTTAGGAAACTTTCCTTGGATGAGACTCCTCAGTTTTTCAACGTTCTTTTCGGGGACATGTCCGTCGTGGGACCAAGACCGGAACGTCCCCATTTTGTTGAAAAATTTAAGAATGATCACAGACATTATATGAGAAGGCACGCGGTAAAGGCCGGAATTACCGGTCTCGCTCAGGTGAAAGGACTCAGAGGAGATACGTCGATCGAGGATAGAATCGCCGCGGACATTTATTATATTGAAAATTGGTCTCTCTGGCTCGACCTAAAGATTATTCTCCTGACTCCATTTAAAGGAATCATGGACAAAAATGCCTACTAA
- the gatC gene encoding Asp-tRNA(Asn)/Glu-tRNA(Gln) amidotransferase subunit GatC, protein MNLNEDSLQKIADLSRLKIRPEEKESTLRDFNKVLEYVDQVKGLDVSSIEDDEIYFQHENAIRPDLSGKHLTREEIETFAPSFQNGYFVVPKVIET, encoded by the coding sequence ATGAACCTGAACGAAGATTCTTTGCAAAAAATCGCTGACCTCTCGCGTCTAAAAATTCGTCCTGAAGAAAAAGAATCCACCTTGAGAGACTTTAATAAGGTTCTGGAATACGTGGATCAAGTAAAAGGATTGGACGTATCTTCGATCGAAGACGACGAGATCTACTTCCAACACGAAAACGCGATTCGTCCGGATCTCTCCGGAAAACACCTCACTCGGGAAGAAATCGAAACCTTCGCACCATCCTTTCAAAACGGATACTTCGTCGTTCCTAAGGTGATCGAGACATGA
- the gatA gene encoding Asp-tRNA(Asn)/Glu-tRNA(Gln) amidotransferase subunit GatA codes for MNEILKKSYTELKTALGEGKLSATDLAKACIERIKEVDGSVKAFLSLDEKKILEAAAESDSRRKAGKPLSEFDGIPVAIKDNICIQDSITSCSSKILENYKSPFNATVIERLLEKGFILFPRTNMDEFAMGSSTENSAFQTTRNPFDLERIPGGSSGGSAAAVAASMVPLALGSDTGGSVRQPASLCGLYGLKPTYGSVSRYGLVAYASSLDQIGPFSKDVQGCIDLYSVISGKDQRDSTSVNRPGFSASSVKEVDFKGLKIGVIKMTPEIDTDVTKAYESLLSQLKEKGATLVELDFSKFSFAIPIYYIIATAECSSNLSRFDGIRFGARKDPTGKLEDLYVDSRTEGFGAEVKRRILLGTFSLSAGYYDAYYGTAQKARVLIRKEYESFFSKVDFILQPTSPTTAFKVGEKTKDPVQMYKADIWTTSVNLAGLPAISVPMGKDTKGLPIGLQITAPYFEEGKLFGLSQAVSKLEGLNIQFPEKIG; via the coding sequence ATGAACGAAATATTAAAAAAATCTTATACAGAATTAAAAACGGCTCTGGGCGAGGGTAAACTCAGCGCTACGGATTTAGCGAAAGCCTGTATCGAAAGAATCAAAGAAGTCGACGGTTCGGTGAAAGCATTTTTATCCCTGGATGAGAAGAAAATTTTGGAAGCCGCCGCCGAGAGCGATTCCAGAAGAAAAGCGGGCAAACCTCTTTCGGAGTTTGACGGAATTCCGGTCGCGATCAAAGACAATATCTGTATCCAAGATTCGATCACGTCTTGTTCTTCAAAAATATTAGAAAATTATAAATCTCCATTCAATGCGACGGTGATCGAAAGACTTCTGGAAAAAGGTTTTATCCTTTTTCCAAGAACGAACATGGACGAATTCGCGATGGGTTCCTCTACGGAGAATTCCGCATTTCAGACGACTCGGAATCCGTTCGATTTAGAAAGAATTCCCGGAGGTTCGAGCGGTGGATCCGCGGCCGCAGTGGCCGCTTCTATGGTTCCGTTGGCTCTCGGATCCGATACGGGCGGCTCCGTGAGACAACCTGCCTCCCTCTGTGGACTCTATGGACTGAAGCCCACTTACGGAAGCGTTTCACGTTATGGGCTCGTTGCCTACGCGTCCAGCTTGGATCAGATCGGACCGTTCTCCAAGGACGTCCAAGGTTGTATCGATTTGTATTCGGTCATTTCGGGAAAGGATCAAAGAGATTCCACTTCCGTAAATCGTCCGGGTTTCTCCGCGTCTTCCGTAAAGGAAGTCGACTTCAAAGGTTTGAAAATCGGGGTGATCAAGATGACTCCGGAGATCGATACGGACGTTACAAAAGCCTACGAATCTCTTCTCTCGCAATTGAAAGAAAAAGGTGCGACCTTAGTCGAACTGGATTTTTCGAAGTTCAGCTTCGCGATCCCGATCTATTATATCATAGCTACCGCGGAATGTTCCTCGAATCTTTCTCGCTTTGACGGAATTCGTTTCGGGGCGAGAAAGGATCCCACTGGAAAACTGGAAGATTTGTATGTGGATTCCAGAACGGAAGGTTTTGGAGCGGAGGTAAAGAGAAGAATTCTTTTGGGGACCTTCTCACTCTCCGCGGGTTATTACGACGCATACTATGGAACCGCACAAAAAGCTAGAGTTCTGATTCGGAAAGAATACGAATCGTTTTTTTCCAAGGTGGATTTCATTCTTCAGCCGACTTCGCCTACGACCGCATTTAAGGTCGGAGAGAAGACCAAGGATCCGGTGCAGATGTATAAGGCGGATATCTGGACTACGAGCGTGAATCTCGCCGGACTTCCAGCCATCAGCGTTCCGATGGGGAAAGATACAAAGGGACTACCGATCGGATTGCAGATCACAGCGCCGTATTTCGAAGAAGGAAAGTTGTTCGGCCTCTCACAAGCTGTCTCTAAATTAGAAGGTTTGAATATTCAATTTCCGGAAAAGATTGGATGA